Proteins encoded together in one Styela clava chromosome 12, kaStyClav1.hap1.2, whole genome shotgun sequence window:
- the LOC120330440 gene encoding caspase-3-like: MDERTIPGDVPPARQNYSNKERSKGRVEAGQCISDTVDAGFDANEDDDIYDLRQKEMGNFLVFSHEVFDPDLGLPKREGTVTDEEGLKKVFGQIGFKVIIKKNLHREEITKTIDEYVKYDHSRNGSFACAVLSHGKEEGIVYAYDYAYNVKSLYEPFRDCMSLVGKPKLFFVQACRGTKLQDGIRKDAADAGPDGVMIIPREADFLIAYSTIEGYYSWRNPMTGSWFIQSLIKCVENFSHKWDLLKILTRVNKEVCCKESNPDLYEMKGEKQCPSIVCQLTANSISRPRTTMLPTLKFQCRLQRFPHQLCQQLVPD; encoded by the exons ATGGATGAAAGGACAATCCCAG GGGACGTGCCGCCTGCCAGACAGAATTATTCTAATAAAGAACGCTCCAAAGGGCGCGTAGAGGCCGG CCAATGTATTTCGGACACTGTGGATGCAGGATTTGACGCCAATGAAGACGATGACATCTACGATTTGCGTCAAAAGGAAATGGGAAATTTTCTTGTATTCAGTCACGAG GTATTTGACCCCGACTTAGGACTTCCTAAACGCGAAGGAACAGTTACTGACGAAGAAGGTTTGAAAAAGGTCTTCGGGCAAATTGGATTTAAGGTTATAATAAAGAAAAACCTCCATAGAGAAGAAATTACGAAAACCATTGATGAAT ATGTGAAGTATGATCACTCGCGTAATGGAAGTTTTGCGTGTGCGGTTTTGTCACACGGTAAAGAAGAAGGAATCGTCTACGCTTATGATTATGCATATAACGTGAAATCACTATATGAACCATTCCGAGATTGCATGTCATTAGTTGGAAAACCAAAGCTTTTCTTTGTACAG GCATGTCGGGGTACAAAACTTCAAGACGGCATTAGAAAAGATGCCGCAGACGCTGGGCCTGACGGCGTAATGATAATTCCACGGGAAGCTGATTTTTTGATCGCATATTCCACGATAGAAG GTTACTATTCATGGAGGAACCCAATGACTGGTTCATGGTTTATTCAAAGCTTGATTAAGTGCGTGGAAAATTTTTCACACAAATGGGATTTGTTGAAA ATCCTCACTCGCGTAAATAAAGAAGTGTGTTGCAAAGAATCCAATCCTGACCTATACGAAATGAAAGGCGAAAAGCAATGTCCTTCGATTGTTTGTCAACTGACTGCCAACTCTATTTCAAGGCCAAGAACAACGATGTTACCGACGCTAAAATTCCAGTGCAG GCTTCAGAGATTCCCTCACCAATTATGTCAGCAGCTAGTTCCGGACTGA